A stretch of the Bradyrhizobium sp. CCBAU 53351 genome encodes the following:
- the rplL gene encoding 50S ribosomal protein L7/L12 translates to MADLQKIVDDLSSLTVLEAAELAKLLEEKWGVSAAAAVAVAGPAGGGAAAAPAEEKTEFTVVLASAGDKKIEVIKEVRAITGLGLKEAKDLVEGAPKPLKEGVNKEEADKIKAQLEKAGAKVELK, encoded by the coding sequence ATGGCTGACCTGCAGAAGATCGTTGACGACCTCTCGAGCCTCACCGTGCTCGAAGCCGCTGAACTTGCGAAGCTCCTCGAAGAGAAGTGGGGCGTTTCGGCTGCCGCGGCTGTCGCCGTGGCCGGCCCGGCTGGTGGTGGCGCTGCCGCCGCTCCGGCTGAAGAGAAGACCGAGTTCACGGTTGTCCTGGCCTCGGCCGGCGACAAGAAGATCGAGGTCATCAAGGAAGTCCGCGCCATCACCGGTCTCGGCCTGAAGGAAGCAAAGGACCTCGTCGAGGGTGCTCCGAAGCCGCTGAAGGAAGGCGTGAACAAGGAAGAAGCCGACAAGATCAAGGCCCAGCTCGAGAAGGCTGGCGCGAAGGTCGAGCTCAAGTAA
- the rplJ gene encoding 50S ribosomal protein L10, whose amino-acid sequence MERAAKKDAVEQLNGVFKTTSVAIVAQYSGLTVAQMQKLRMQMKQAGASVKVSKNRLAKIALEGTDVVAIGPMLKGPTVIATSNDPVAAPKVAVEFAKANEKFVIIGGSMGKTVLNVDSVKALASLPSLDELRGKIVGLIVAPATKLAQLANAPAGKLARVIQAHASKGEAA is encoded by the coding sequence GTGGAACGAGCGGCAAAAAAGGACGCGGTCGAACAGCTCAATGGGGTCTTCAAGACCACGAGCGTCGCGATCGTTGCTCAATATTCCGGCCTGACCGTTGCCCAGATGCAGAAGCTGCGCATGCAGATGAAGCAGGCTGGTGCCTCGGTGAAGGTCTCGAAGAACCGTCTCGCCAAAATTGCTCTTGAAGGCACTGACGTCGTTGCCATCGGCCCCATGCTGAAGGGACCGACCGTGATCGCCACTTCGAACGATCCGGTAGCGGCGCCAAAGGTCGCCGTCGAATTCGCCAAGGCGAACGAAAAGTTCGTCATCATTGGCGGCTCGATGGGAAAGACCGTCCTGAATGTCGACAGCGTGAAGGCGCTTGCCTCACTGCCGTCGCTTGACGAACTGCGCGGCAAGATCGTCGGCCTCATCGTGGCCCCGGCGACCAAGCTGGCCCAGCTCGCCAACGCGCCCGCGGGCAAGCTCGCGCGCGTCATCCAGGCTCATGCCTCAAAGGGCGAAGCGGCCTGA
- a CDS encoding 2-hydroxyacid dehydrogenase: MADKVLIYSRFPKTMMARFAERFELLDTGGKKATEVFPPEELGGIRALLTAGGSPLEAEAMDLFPKLGAIVCYGTGYDGVDLKAAASRNIAVGHSPGANAASVADIAMTLMLATTRRILVADQYVRSGDWAASKQSPMMRPQTGMPGRRIGVYGMGEIGRKIAARCAAFESEIGYFSRTKYDLPYQYFPTLEALADWCSVLMIAVRAGADTQHVVNADILRRLGADGYVVNISRGSVIDQKALVAALTDRTIAGAGLDVFEKEPHAPDALTALPNVVFAPHIGGHTLESHVAMQGCVLANLTAFFEGKPLPYGVNLT, translated from the coding sequence ATGGCTGACAAGGTCCTGATCTATTCGCGCTTTCCCAAGACGATGATGGCGCGTTTCGCCGAGCGGTTCGAGCTGCTCGACACCGGTGGCAAGAAGGCAACGGAGGTGTTTCCGCCCGAAGAGCTCGGTGGCATCCGTGCGCTGCTCACCGCGGGCGGTTCACCGCTGGAAGCAGAAGCGATGGATCTGTTTCCGAAGCTCGGCGCCATCGTCTGCTACGGCACCGGTTATGACGGCGTCGACCTGAAGGCGGCCGCCAGCCGCAATATCGCCGTCGGCCACAGCCCGGGCGCCAACGCGGCCTCGGTCGCCGACATCGCGATGACCCTGATGCTGGCGACCACGCGCCGGATCCTGGTTGCCGACCAATATGTCCGCAGCGGCGATTGGGCCGCCTCCAAGCAATCGCCGATGATGCGTCCCCAGACCGGCATGCCCGGCCGCCGCATCGGCGTCTACGGCATGGGCGAGATCGGCCGCAAGATCGCCGCCCGCTGCGCCGCCTTCGAGAGCGAAATCGGTTATTTCAGCCGGACCAAATACGATCTGCCGTATCAATATTTCCCGACGCTCGAAGCGCTGGCCGACTGGTGCAGCGTCCTGATGATCGCCGTGCGGGCAGGGGCCGACACCCAGCACGTCGTCAATGCCGACATCCTGAGGCGCCTCGGGGCGGACGGCTATGTCGTCAATATCTCCCGCGGCTCCGTGATCGACCAGAAGGCGCTGGTCGCGGCGCTGACCGACAGGACCATTGCGGGGGCCGGACTCGACGTGTTCGAGAAGGAACCGCACGCGCCGGACGCCCTGACCGCGCTCCCCAACGTGGTGTTCGCCCCCCATATCGGCGGCCACACCCTCGAATCGCATGTCGCCATGCAGGGCTGCGTGCTGGCGAACCTGACCGCGTTCTTCGAGGGCAAGCCGCTGCCTTATGGGGTGAACTTGACCTGA
- the rplA gene encoding 50S ribosomal protein L1: protein MAIGKRLNKAREGVDREKLYPLADAIKMVKERAKAKFDETIEVAINLGVDPRHADQMVRGVVTLPNGTGRTLRVGVFARGAKADEAKAAGADVVGAEDLVEKVQNGAIDFDRCIATPDMMPLVGRLGKVLGPRGLMPNPKIGTVTMDVTGAVKGAKGGSVEFRVEKAGILQAGVGKASFSEEKLVENIKALADAVSKAKPAGSKGTYIQRVAVSSTMGPGVKVEPGTILG, encoded by the coding sequence ATGGCAATCGGAAAGCGTTTGAACAAAGCCCGCGAAGGTGTTGACCGCGAAAAGCTTTACCCGCTCGCGGACGCCATCAAGATGGTCAAGGAACGCGCGAAAGCGAAGTTCGACGAGACCATCGAGGTCGCGATCAATCTCGGCGTCGATCCGCGTCACGCCGACCAGATGGTCCGCGGCGTCGTGACCCTGCCGAACGGCACCGGCCGTACGCTCCGCGTCGGCGTGTTCGCCCGCGGCGCCAAGGCTGATGAAGCCAAGGCCGCAGGTGCCGACGTCGTCGGCGCCGAAGACCTGGTCGAGAAGGTGCAGAACGGCGCGATCGATTTCGACCGCTGCATCGCCACCCCCGACATGATGCCGCTGGTCGGTCGTCTCGGTAAGGTGCTCGGCCCGCGCGGCCTGATGCCGAACCCGAAGATCGGCACCGTGACCATGGACGTCACCGGTGCGGTGAAGGGTGCCAAGGGCGGCTCGGTCGAGTTCCGCGTCGAGAAGGCCGGCATCCTGCAGGCCGGCGTCGGCAAGGCCTCGTTCTCCGAGGAGAAGCTGGTCGAGAACATCAAGGCTCTCGCCGATGCTGTCTCGAAGGCGAAGCCGGCTGGCTCCAAGGGCACCTACATCCAGCGCGTTGCGGTGTCCTCGACGATGGGCCCCGGTGTGAAGGTCGAGCCGGGCACCATTCTCGGCTAA
- the rplK gene encoding 50S ribosomal protein L11, whose product MAKKVTGYLKLQVPAGAANPSPPIGPALGQRGLNIMEFCKAFNAQTQKEEKNTPIPVVITIYADRSFTFEMKTPPMSFFLKQAAKIQSGSKAPGRDKAGKVTKAQVREIAEKKMKDLNCDSIESAMKMVEGSARSMGLEVAG is encoded by the coding sequence ATGGCAAAGAAAGTGACCGGATACCTGAAGCTTCAGGTCCCGGCCGGTGCGGCGAATCCTTCGCCCCCGATCGGTCCCGCGCTCGGTCAGCGCGGTCTCAACATCATGGAGTTCTGCAAGGCGTTCAACGCGCAGACCCAGAAGGAAGAGAAGAACACCCCGATTCCCGTGGTGATCACGATCTACGCCGATCGTTCGTTCACCTTCGAGATGAAGACGCCCCCGATGTCGTTCTTCCTCAAGCAGGCTGCCAAGATCCAGTCCGGCTCGAAGGCGCCGGGCCGTGACAAGGCCGGCAAGGTGACCAAGGCGCAGGTGCGCGAGATCGCCGAGAAGAAGATGAAGGATCTCAATTGCGATTCCATCGAATCGGCCATGAAGATGGTCGAGGGCTCCGCCCGTTCGATGGGTCTGGAAGTTGCGGGGTAA
- the nusG gene encoding transcription termination/antitermination protein NusG produces MATATAQLSDKRWYIVHAYSNFEKKVAESIREQAKQRGLEELFELVLVPTEKVTEVRRGRKIDAERKFFPGYVLVKMKLTDEAFHLIKNTPKVTGFLGAENKPMPISEAEAMRILHQVQEGVERPKASVSFEIGENVRVADGPFASFSGVVEEIDEARSRVKVAVSIFGRATPVELEFGQVEKV; encoded by the coding sequence ATGGCAACAGCAACCGCTCAACTGTCCGACAAGCGCTGGTACATCGTCCACGCCTATTCGAACTTCGAGAAGAAGGTCGCCGAATCGATCCGCGAGCAGGCCAAGCAGCGCGGGCTCGAGGAGCTGTTCGAGCTGGTGCTGGTGCCGACCGAGAAGGTCACGGAAGTGCGCCGCGGCCGCAAGATCGACGCCGAGCGCAAGTTCTTCCCGGGCTACGTGCTGGTGAAGATGAAGCTGACCGACGAAGCGTTTCATCTGATCAAGAACACGCCGAAGGTCACGGGATTCCTCGGCGCCGAAAACAAGCCGATGCCGATCTCGGAAGCAGAGGCCATGCGCATCCTGCATCAGGTGCAGGAGGGCGTGGAACGGCCGAAGGCGTCGGTGTCGTTCGAGATCGGCGAGAACGTGCGCGTGGCCGACGGCCCGTTCGCTTCGTTCTCGGGCGTTGTCGAGGAAATCGACGAGGCGCGCTCGCGCGTGAAGGTCGCGGTGTCGATCTTCGGTCGCGCAACGCCGGTCGAGCTGGAATTCGGTCAGGTCGAGAAGGTCTGA
- the secE gene encoding preprotein translocase subunit SecE, with translation MAVSPFKFLQEVRSETAKVTWPTRRETTITTIMVFVMVAVASIFFFAADQIIRYLITFLLGIH, from the coding sequence ATGGCAGTCAGCCCGTTCAAGTTCTTGCAGGAAGTGCGCTCGGAGACCGCCAAGGTCACCTGGCCGACCCGGCGTGAGACCACGATCACCACCATCATGGTGTTCGTCATGGTCGCCGTCGCCTCGATCTTCTTCTTCGCCGCCGACCAGATCATCCGTTACCTCATCACCTTCCTTCTGGGCATTCACTGA
- a CDS encoding class I SAM-dependent methyltransferase, giving the protein MKNLFYVRHTCRLCHSDKQELVVPMAGMPIGTPNFQVPDASVDDPVFRAAVPMALHLCRDCGHLQILHVGNPEIQYRNYVYTTSLSLGLREHFAGYANDVVSRFGIAPGSLVVELGSNDGSLLGFFKERGMRVLGVDPAVDIAKRATEAGIETIGDFFTDAIGHRILQSHGAASVVIANNMIANVDNLDPLVIGVRDVLAPDGLFVFETQYGVDVTEKNLLDTVYHEHLSYFNIKPLIRFFARLGMELIDVQHIWTKGGSIRVTVQRAGGAKKPSAEVARFVAEEDRLGVDRPAYYAPYVKRIAAIRDELIAMADAAHARGQPVAGYGVSVGTTTLLPQFGLENKIDFLVDDDPKKGNVMAGPGYDIPILPPAALYERKPAFVVVFAWRYVDPIRAKHARYFAEGGKFVVPLPGISMVDRAD; this is encoded by the coding sequence ATGAAAAATCTGTTCTACGTCCGCCACACCTGCCGCCTCTGTCATTCGGACAAGCAAGAGCTGGTCGTCCCGATGGCCGGCATGCCCATCGGCACGCCGAATTTCCAAGTGCCGGATGCCAGCGTCGACGATCCGGTCTTCCGCGCGGCGGTGCCGATGGCGCTGCATCTGTGCAGGGATTGCGGCCATCTCCAGATTCTCCATGTCGGTAATCCCGAGATCCAGTACCGCAACTACGTCTACACCACCTCGCTCTCGCTCGGCCTGCGCGAGCACTTCGCCGGCTATGCCAACGATGTGGTCAGCCGCTTCGGCATTGCTCCGGGCTCCCTGGTCGTCGAGCTCGGCAGCAACGACGGATCGCTGCTCGGCTTCTTCAAGGAACGTGGAATGCGGGTGCTCGGTGTCGATCCCGCCGTCGACATCGCGAAGCGCGCGACCGAGGCGGGGATCGAGACCATCGGCGATTTCTTCACCGATGCGATCGGTCACCGTATCCTGCAGAGCCACGGCGCGGCGAGCGTCGTGATCGCCAACAACATGATCGCCAATGTCGACAATCTCGATCCGCTGGTGATCGGCGTTCGCGACGTGCTCGCGCCGGACGGGCTGTTCGTGTTCGAAACCCAATACGGCGTCGACGTCACCGAGAAGAACCTGCTCGACACCGTCTATCACGAGCATCTGTCCTATTTTAACATCAAGCCGCTGATCCGTTTCTTTGCCCGGCTCGGCATGGAGCTGATCGACGTCCAGCACATCTGGACCAAGGGCGGCTCGATCCGCGTGACCGTGCAGCGCGCCGGTGGTGCGAAGAAGCCATCGGCCGAGGTCGCGCGCTTCGTTGCCGAGGAAGACCGTCTCGGCGTCGACCGGCCGGCCTATTATGCGCCCTACGTGAAGCGGATCGCCGCCATCCGCGACGAGCTGATTGCGATGGCCGACGCCGCCCATGCGCGCGGTCAGCCGGTCGCCGGCTACGGCGTCTCGGTCGGCACCACGACGCTGCTGCCGCAGTTCGGCCTGGAGAACAAGATCGACTTCCTGGTGGACGACGACCCCAAGAAGGGCAACGTAATGGCAGGCCCAGGCTATGACATCCCGATCCTGCCGCCTGCCGCCCTTTACGAGCGCAAGCCGGCGTTCGTCGTCGTCTTCGCCTGGCGTTATGTCGACCCGATCCGGGCCAAGCACGCCCGCTATTTCGCCGAAGGCGGCAAGTTCGTGGTGCCGCTGCCGGGCATTTCGATGGTCGACCGGGCCGACTGA
- a CDS encoding lysylphosphatidylglycerol synthase transmembrane domain-containing protein, translating to MQSRFKQAALFSVKLLLSIAVLVYIVRGLDLQQLRSHLVSVDPLLFVLALTLIFFQTFVLNGRWALIMRALGVSLDWFAGWRILMISLWFNQVLPSSVGGDAVRMWLLRQRGVQWPDAVKGVAADRFTALIGLIVLMVAGLPFLMSRVSNQAAILAIGGLTLAGIAGTAVLLTLDRLPMRLIAHPAIASFVRFGTLVRFLLLQSERRVLLFGSALLIHLVTAAACYALAHGVGAQLSMVDAGILIPPVVLLTAVPISISGWGVREGAMVACLGLAGVPSEQALSVSLLLGAISVIIGLVGGAIWLASPERGLYSADRAAKATKATDEFPNYGPAAEEVSSHP from the coding sequence ATGCAGTCGCGGTTCAAGCAGGCGGCCCTGTTTTCGGTAAAGCTGCTGCTGTCGATCGCGGTGCTGGTCTACATCGTGCGTGGTCTCGACCTGCAACAGTTGCGCAGCCATCTCGTCTCGGTCGATCCTCTCCTGTTCGTCCTCGCGCTGACGCTGATCTTCTTCCAGACCTTCGTGCTCAACGGCCGGTGGGCGCTGATCATGCGTGCGCTCGGCGTCTCGCTGGACTGGTTCGCGGGCTGGCGCATTCTCATGATCAGCCTCTGGTTCAATCAGGTGTTGCCGTCGTCGGTCGGCGGGGACGCTGTGCGGATGTGGCTGCTGCGCCAGCGTGGCGTGCAGTGGCCGGACGCGGTCAAGGGCGTCGCGGCTGATCGTTTCACCGCCTTGATCGGGCTGATCGTGCTGATGGTCGCCGGATTGCCGTTCCTCATGTCACGCGTGTCCAATCAGGCCGCGATCCTGGCCATCGGCGGGCTGACGCTGGCCGGCATCGCGGGCACTGCGGTTCTGTTGACGCTCGACCGGCTGCCCATGCGCCTCATCGCGCATCCGGCGATCGCAAGCTTCGTCCGGTTCGGAACGCTGGTCAGGTTTCTTCTCCTGCAATCCGAGCGCCGCGTATTGCTGTTCGGGTCGGCGCTGCTGATCCATCTCGTGACCGCGGCGGCCTGCTACGCCCTGGCGCACGGTGTCGGAGCGCAGCTCTCGATGGTGGACGCCGGCATCCTGATTCCGCCGGTGGTGCTGTTGACGGCGGTCCCGATCTCGATCAGCGGCTGGGGCGTTCGCGAGGGAGCGATGGTTGCCTGTCTCGGTCTGGCGGGTGTTCCTTCCGAGCAAGCGCTGTCGGTTTCGCTCCTGCTGGGCGCCATCAGCGTGATCATCGGACTCGTCGGCGGCGCGATCTGGCTGGCAAGTCCGGAGCGCGGCCTGTATTCAGCGGACAGGGCGGCGAAAGCTACGAAGGCTACGGACGAATTCCCGAACTACGGGCCGGCGGCCGAGGAGGTATCGAGCCACCCTTGA
- a CDS encoding SIS domain-containing protein, producing the protein MPVESVDPDHKAFLDDYVGRLHRATAIDDGVFAGISATRAVWLRTREQGGRVIFIGNGGSAGIASHLAIDLSKNAAVPALCFSDASMMSCLANDYGFEDWIAHAVRLNARAGDCLVAISSSGRSKNILNAVAQARTMKLDVITLSGMNADNPLRNLGDVNFFVDSRSYNIVETTHQFWMMAAIDLVIGRAEYPAS; encoded by the coding sequence ATGCCTGTCGAGTCCGTCGATCCCGATCACAAGGCTTTCCTCGACGATTATGTGGGGCGCCTGCATCGCGCGACGGCGATCGACGACGGTGTCTTTGCTGGGATCTCCGCCACCCGCGCCGTCTGGTTGCGCACGCGCGAGCAGGGTGGCCGCGTCATCTTCATCGGCAATGGCGGCTCCGCCGGAATCGCTTCGCATCTGGCGATCGACCTTTCGAAGAACGCTGCGGTGCCCGCGCTCTGCTTCAGCGACGCAAGCATGATGTCGTGCCTTGCCAACGATTACGGCTTCGAAGATTGGATCGCGCACGCCGTGCGATTGAACGCGCGTGCCGGCGACTGCCTGGTCGCGATCAGCTCGTCGGGACGCTCGAAGAACATTCTCAATGCGGTTGCGCAGGCGCGGACCATGAAGCTCGACGTGATCACGCTGTCGGGGATGAATGCGGACAATCCTCTGCGCAATCTCGGCGACGTCAATTTCTTCGTCGACAGCCGCAGCTACAACATTGTCGAGACGACGCACCAGTTCTGGATGATGGCCGCGATCGACCTCGTCATCGGTCGTGCGGAATATCCGGCATCCTGA
- a CDS encoding SDR family oxidoreductase produces the protein MKCIVTGGAGFIGSHLVDRLIDDGHEVVALDNFVIGRPENLASRAKSSQLKVVRADVTDLESIKPYFHGIDWVFHLAALADIVPSIESPLPYHRANVDGTVNVLEAARHAGVKRFVYAASSSCYGIPDVYPTPESAEIRPMYPYALTKNLGEQCVMHWCQVYKLPAVALRLFNVYGPRHRTTGTYGAVFGVFMAQKLAGKPFTVVGDGEQTRDFTFVSDVADAFVTAARSDISQEIFNVGSDNTYSVNRLVELLGGDKVHIPKRPGEPDCTYADITKIKRVLNWAPKVKFEDGVATMLKSMDQYKDAPLWTVDKIADATKDWFKYLGDDKGSPKAS, from the coding sequence ATGAAATGCATTGTCACTGGCGGCGCAGGTTTCATCGGAAGTCACCTCGTCGATCGACTCATCGACGATGGCCATGAGGTCGTCGCGCTCGACAATTTCGTCATCGGCCGCCCCGAAAATCTGGCCTCGCGCGCCAAATCGAGCCAGCTGAAGGTGGTGCGGGCTGACGTCACCGACCTCGAATCGATCAAGCCGTACTTTCACGGTATCGACTGGGTCTTTCACCTCGCGGCGCTGGCCGATATCGTTCCCTCGATTGAGTCGCCGCTCCCGTATCATCGCGCCAATGTCGACGGCACCGTCAACGTCCTCGAGGCGGCAAGGCACGCGGGCGTCAAGCGTTTCGTCTACGCCGCCTCATCGTCCTGCTACGGCATTCCCGACGTCTACCCGACGCCGGAGAGCGCCGAGATCCGGCCGATGTACCCTTATGCACTGACCAAGAATCTCGGCGAGCAGTGCGTCATGCATTGGTGCCAGGTCTACAAGCTGCCCGCGGTCGCGCTGCGCCTGTTCAACGTGTACGGGCCGCGCCATCGCACCACCGGCACCTATGGTGCCGTGTTCGGCGTGTTCATGGCGCAGAAGCTTGCCGGCAAGCCCTTCACGGTGGTCGGCGACGGCGAGCAGACGCGCGACTTCACCTTCGTCAGCGACGTCGCGGATGCCTTCGTGACCGCCGCGCGCTCCGATATCTCGCAGGAGATATTCAACGTCGGCTCGGACAACACCTACAGCGTCAACCGCCTGGTCGAGCTTCTCGGCGGCGACAAGGTCCACATCCCCAAACGTCCGGGCGAGCCCGATTGCACCTACGCCGACATCACCAAGATCAAGCGTGTCCTGAACTGGGCGCCCAAGGTGAAATTCGAGGACGGCGTCGCGACCATGCTGAAATCGATGGATCAGTACAAGGACGCGCCGCTGTGGACGGTCGACAAGATCGCCGACGCCACCAAGGACTGGTTCAAATATCTCGGTGACGACAAGGGCTCACCGAAGGCAAGCTAG
- a CDS encoding PfkB family carbohydrate kinase, giving the protein MANARTDRPAVHPAPHDKIKTVEQLGEVARAAQAKGLTVALCHGVFDLVHLGHVRHILAARNEADVVIVTITADRFVNKGPGRPIFPENMRAEMLAALGTVDWVGINQTSSAEPVLDTVRPDIYVKGSDYENPEDDVTGKIAVEREAVERHGGRIVFTRDVTFSSSSLLNRYFDIYDPPLRDYLQKVREGGGAERLLKLIDKIQDMHVVLVGDTIIDEYQYVTALGKASKENIVATLFKNGEQFAGGVIAAANHVASFCKSVEIVTTLGGNDYPEEFIRAHVRPNVTVTPIRIQGRPTTRKLRYVEMGYLHKLFEVYTMDDTPLDETTRKEIDRVTAERVRGADVVIVTDFGHGMIASSTIGALIANSKFLAVNAQSNSGNHGYNLITKYPRADYICIDAPEARLAATDKFNDIASVIEDGLHREIDCDNMIITHGSFGCYPFSSKTGVARVPAFTKTVVDTVGAGDAFLTITAPLVAAGGNIEDVAFIGNAAGAIKVGIVGHRSSVEKAPLVKFVTALLK; this is encoded by the coding sequence ATGGCTAATGCACGCACAGACAGGCCGGCCGTCCATCCGGCACCGCACGACAAGATCAAGACGGTCGAGCAGCTTGGCGAGGTGGCCCGCGCCGCGCAGGCCAAGGGCCTGACCGTCGCGCTCTGCCACGGCGTGTTCGATCTGGTGCATCTCGGCCACGTCCGGCACATCCTGGCGGCGCGCAACGAGGCCGACGTGGTCATCGTGACCATCACTGCCGACCGATTCGTCAACAAGGGCCCGGGACGGCCGATCTTTCCGGAGAACATGCGCGCCGAGATGCTGGCCGCGCTCGGCACGGTCGACTGGGTCGGCATCAACCAGACCTCCAGCGCCGAGCCGGTCCTCGATACCGTGCGCCCCGACATCTATGTGAAGGGTTCGGACTACGAGAACCCCGAGGATGACGTCACCGGCAAGATCGCGGTCGAGCGCGAGGCCGTCGAGCGTCACGGCGGGCGAATCGTCTTCACGCGCGACGTGACCTTCAGCTCGTCGTCGCTGCTGAACCGCTACTTCGACATCTACGATCCGCCGCTGCGCGACTACCTGCAGAAGGTTCGCGAAGGCGGCGGCGCCGAGCGGCTGCTGAAGCTGATAGACAAGATCCAGGACATGCATGTCGTGCTGGTCGGCGATACCATCATCGACGAATACCAGTACGTCACGGCGCTCGGGAAGGCGTCGAAGGAGAACATCGTCGCCACCCTGTTCAAGAATGGCGAGCAGTTTGCCGGCGGCGTCATCGCCGCGGCCAACCACGTCGCGAGCTTCTGCAAGTCGGTCGAGATCGTCACGACGCTGGGCGGCAACGACTACCCCGAAGAGTTCATTCGCGCGCATGTCCGCCCGAATGTCACGGTGACGCCGATCCGCATTCAGGGCCGCCCGACGACCCGCAAATTGCGCTACGTCGAGATGGGCTATCTCCACAAGCTCTTCGAAGTCTACACCATGGACGACACGCCGCTCGACGAGACCACGCGCAAGGAGATCGACCGCGTCACCGCCGAGCGCGTGCGCGGCGCGGACGTGGTCATCGTCACCGATTTCGGCCACGGCATGATCGCATCCAGCACGATCGGGGCGTTGATCGCGAACTCCAAGTTCCTGGCGGTCAACGCCCAGAGCAACAGCGGCAACCACGGCTACAATCTGATCACGAAGTATCCGCGGGCCGACTACATCTGCATCGACGCGCCGGAAGCGCGGCTGGCCGCCACCGACAAGTTCAACGACATCGCGTCGGTGATCGAGGACGGCCTGCACCGCGAGATCGATTGCGACAACATGATCATCACGCACGGCTCCTTCGGCTGCTACCCCTTCTCGTCGAAGACCGGCGTCGCGCGCGTGCCCGCTTTCACCAAGACCGTCGTCGACACGGTCGGCGCCGGCGATGCCTTCCTGACGATTACGGCGCCGCTGGTGGCGGCCGGCGGCAACATCGAGGACGTCGCCTTCATCGGCAATGCGGCGGGCGCGATCAAGGTCGGTATCGTCGGCCATCGCAGCTCGGTCGAAAAGGCACCGCTGGTCAAGTTCGTCACCGCGTTGTTGAAGTAG
- a CDS encoding NAD(P)-dependent oxidoreductase, protein MIDQKWNVMVTGGAGYVGSVLVPQLLAAGHKVTVLDLFMYGDDVFSGVRDNPNLRLIKGDIRDEAAINEALRGNNAVIHLACISNDPSFELDPALGKSINYDCFRPMVRAAKKAGIKRFIYASSSSVYGIKDEAEVTEELSCEPLTDYSKFKAMCETDLAEEAASGFVTCTVRPATVCGYAPRQRLDVVVNILTNLAVNTGRIRVFGGTQKRPNLHIQDMSAAYLFLLQQDDAKIDGKTYNIGYENHSLMKIADIVKSVVGDNVEVAVEPTDDLRSYHVSSEKIRRELGFAPTHTIEQAVSGLVDAFRGGRLPNSLNDPRYFNIKMMQNISLK, encoded by the coding sequence GTGATTGATCAGAAATGGAACGTGATGGTCACCGGTGGCGCCGGCTATGTCGGCAGCGTGCTGGTTCCCCAGTTGCTGGCGGCCGGCCACAAGGTCACCGTGCTCGACCTGTTCATGTACGGCGACGACGTCTTCAGTGGCGTTCGCGACAATCCTAACCTTCGCCTGATCAAGGGCGACATCCGCGACGAGGCCGCGATCAACGAGGCCCTGCGCGGCAACAATGCGGTGATCCACCTCGCCTGCATCTCCAACGACCCCTCGTTCGAGCTGGATCCGGCGCTCGGCAAGTCCATCAACTACGACTGCTTCCGGCCCATGGTGCGCGCCGCGAAGAAGGCCGGCATCAAGCGCTTCATCTACGCCTCCTCGTCGAGCGTCTACGGCATCAAGGACGAAGCCGAGGTGACCGAGGAACTGTCCTGCGAGCCGCTCACGGACTACTCCAAGTTCAAGGCGATGTGCGAGACCGACCTCGCCGAAGAGGCGGCGTCCGGTTTCGTCACCTGCACGGTTCGTCCCGCCACCGTCTGCGGCTACGCTCCGCGGCAGCGGCTCGACGTCGTCGTCAACATCCTGACCAACCTCGCGGTCAACACCGGCCGCATCCGCGTGTTCGGCGGAACGCAGAAGCGGCCCAATCTGCACATCCAGGACATGTCCGCGGCCTATCTGTTCCTGCTGCAGCAGGATGACGCGAAGATCGACGGCAAGACCTACAACATCGGCTACGAGAACCACTCGCTGATGAAGATCGCCGACATCGTCAAATCGGTGGTCGGAGACAACGTCGAGGTAGCCGTCGAGCCGACCGACGACCTGCGCTCCTACCACGTCTCCTCGGAGAAGATCCGCCGCGAGCTCGGATTTGCGCCGACCCACACGATCGAGCAGGCCGTGTCCGGCCTGGTGGACGCCTTCAGGGGCGGCCGCCTGCCGAACTCGCTGAACGATCCCCGGTATTTCAACATCAAGATGATGCAGAACATCAGCCTGAAGTGA